From the Chloroflexus aurantiacus J-10-fl genome, one window contains:
- a CDS encoding ATP-dependent Clp protease proteolytic subunit, producing the protein MPSVPVPTIVERTSRGERSWDIFSRLLKERVVLIGEPIDDELASSVIAQLLVLQQQDPERDIWMYINSPGGVIRAGLAIYDTMQLVTPDICTVCVGRAASMATVLLCAGTKGKRFALPHATIHSHPAGGGAEGYAPDVQIAVDEMLRLQRLLREIMAKHSGQPVERLEADFSRDFYMTAPQALEYGLIDAILTPNRS; encoded by the coding sequence ATGCCTTCTGTACCGGTACCAACGATTGTAGAACGCACGAGCCGTGGAGAGCGAAGCTGGGATATTTTTTCGCGCCTGCTGAAAGAGCGAGTGGTGTTGATCGGTGAACCTATCGACGATGAACTGGCTTCATCGGTGATCGCTCAGTTGCTGGTGTTGCAACAGCAAGACCCTGAACGCGATATCTGGATGTACATTAACAGTCCTGGTGGCGTTATCCGGGCCGGCCTGGCGATCTACGACACGATGCAACTGGTTACCCCCGATATTTGCACAGTGTGCGTAGGTCGTGCCGCGAGTATGGCGACTGTCTTGCTCTGTGCTGGCACGAAGGGGAAACGGTTTGCCCTGCCACACGCCACCATCCACTCGCATCCGGCGGGCGGTGGCGCCGAAGGGTATGCTCCCGATGTCCAGATTGCGGTCGATGAAATGCTGCGTCTGCAGCGGTTGCTGCGCGAGATCATGGCTAAACATTCCGGGCAACCCGTCGAGCGCCTTGAAGCCGATTTTAGTCGTGATTTCTATATGACCGCACCACAGGCGCTGGAGTACGGATTGATCGATGCTATTCTGACACCAAACCGGTCGTGA
- a CDS encoding alpha/beta hydrolase, which yields MRLLNTFLRLITLGNAVAHLSGLRGLSWSNRLALPFLTLAWSQPASGWRSHLALLLPAFIGQIGLATLRRRQLDPKQQLRPGRYPDRQIVRLDLPARHGPVPALHIVPHGGSKTAVLVTHGSGCDKTFYAWRLVDRLIAHGAAALLIDLDGHGESPRPQAFPHMVDSVADPIDWLRQRYTQVGAIGMSLGGAVLARAVANGARVDALALWEVPPRLRLDARAYRQVQIREALAILQLRMLHLFRDGAVDHVIRAWQTSGIRATISTWDLFDALAFPDSLRTLARREPPLPTLLVYAGRDAIVPPAAAAEVAALAAGWAEYHLLPFASHISLPIDLECITLTVDWLARHLNQPAFTTGLVSE from the coding sequence GTGCGTTTACTTAATACCTTTTTACGGCTGATTACACTCGGTAACGCAGTTGCCCATCTCAGTGGTCTGCGAGGGTTGAGCTGGAGCAACCGATTGGCATTACCGTTTCTGACCCTGGCCTGGAGCCAGCCGGCTTCGGGATGGCGCAGCCATCTGGCCCTGCTATTACCGGCATTCATTGGTCAGATAGGGCTGGCCACGCTCCGGCGACGGCAACTTGATCCAAAACAACAGTTACGGCCAGGACGTTACCCGGATCGCCAGATTGTACGCCTCGATTTACCCGCCCGCCATGGGCCGGTACCGGCACTGCACATCGTACCACACGGTGGGTCAAAGACTGCGGTGCTGGTCACCCATGGTTCAGGCTGCGATAAGACCTTTTACGCCTGGCGCCTGGTGGATAGACTGATTGCGCACGGCGCTGCCGCGCTCTTGATCGATCTCGACGGTCACGGCGAGAGTCCACGGCCCCAGGCGTTTCCACACATGGTTGACAGTGTTGCCGATCCGATTGACTGGCTGCGCCAGCGCTACACTCAGGTTGGAGCTATTGGAATGAGCCTCGGCGGCGCAGTGCTGGCCCGGGCAGTTGCGAACGGCGCCCGCGTGGATGCGCTGGCGCTCTGGGAAGTACCACCACGGTTACGACTCGATGCACGGGCATACCGGCAGGTGCAAATCCGTGAAGCACTGGCAATTCTGCAATTGCGCATGCTACACCTCTTCCGCGATGGTGCTGTTGATCATGTGATCAGAGCGTGGCAAACCAGTGGGATTCGGGCCACGATCAGTACCTGGGATTTATTCGATGCCCTGGCCTTTCCCGACAGCCTGCGCACGCTGGCCCGGCGAGAGCCACCATTACCGACCCTGCTGGTCTATGCCGGACGCGACGCGATTGTACCGCCGGCCGCAGCAGCCGAAGTTGCAGCGCTGGCAGCCGGCTGGGCTGAGTATCATCTCTTGCCGTTCGCCAGTCATATCTCGCTCCCGATAGACCTGGAATGCATTACGCTCACGGTTGACTGGCTCGCGCGACACCTAAACCAACCTGCCTTCACGACCGGTTTGGTGTCAGAATAG
- the mnmE gene encoding tRNA uridine-5-carboxymethylaminomethyl(34) synthesis GTPase MnmE: MNDTIAAIATPPGEGGIGIIRLSGPDAQSIALRIFRPVRPGRLRSHRVRYGHVIGPDGEVIDEALLTLMAAPHSFTREDVVEISCHGGALPVQLTLEAALAAGARLANPGEFTLRAFLNGRIDLSQAEATLDVIRAQTSAGLAIAQAQLGGWLAREVRAARTAILEPLAYITALIDFPEEGIEPQTVAGPIEQALATVERLLAGADQGMVLRNGARVVLVGRPNVGKSSLLNALLRVERAIVTPIPGTTRDTLEEMANLAGVPVVLIDTAGMRTSTDPVEQIGVERAAAALAGADLALLVFDSSQPFTPEDEAMLVATADRPTIIVWNKCDDPDVPPPPAPPHPKAMAVVACSARYGHGIDTLAKTIATTLLGGTLPAVGATHLVSNPRHRAALRRAAEFLRAAQETLAAGAATDLLAADLTGAANALGEITGETVGEDLLDMIFSRFCIGK; encoded by the coding sequence ATGAATGACACAATTGCTGCAATTGCCACACCACCCGGAGAAGGTGGCATTGGTATTATACGTCTGAGTGGGCCTGACGCTCAATCGATTGCGTTGCGCATTTTTCGCCCCGTGCGGCCAGGACGGTTGCGCAGTCATCGGGTGCGCTATGGGCACGTGATCGGGCCTGATGGCGAAGTGATCGACGAAGCATTGCTAACGCTGATGGCCGCTCCGCATAGCTTTACCCGTGAGGATGTCGTGGAAATCTCTTGCCATGGTGGGGCGCTTCCAGTCCAGTTGACGCTCGAAGCGGCCCTGGCTGCCGGTGCCCGCCTGGCGAATCCCGGTGAATTTACCTTACGGGCGTTCCTCAATGGTCGGATCGATCTGAGTCAGGCCGAAGCCACCCTCGACGTAATTCGGGCGCAGACGAGTGCCGGGCTGGCGATTGCCCAGGCGCAGTTGGGGGGCTGGCTGGCACGCGAAGTACGGGCTGCCCGCACAGCGATCCTTGAACCGCTGGCCTATATCACTGCGCTGATCGATTTTCCTGAAGAGGGGATTGAACCGCAGACGGTGGCCGGGCCAATTGAACAGGCACTGGCCACTGTCGAGCGCTTACTGGCCGGGGCCGATCAGGGCATGGTCTTGCGCAACGGCGCGCGCGTCGTGCTGGTTGGCCGCCCAAATGTTGGCAAGTCAAGCCTGCTTAATGCCCTGCTCCGGGTTGAACGCGCTATAGTTACCCCTATCCCCGGTACAACGCGCGACACCCTGGAAGAGATGGCAAATCTGGCGGGTGTACCGGTGGTGTTAATCGACACCGCCGGTATGCGCACCAGCACCGATCCGGTCGAACAGATTGGGGTGGAGCGAGCAGCAGCGGCGCTGGCCGGTGCCGACCTGGCCCTACTTGTCTTCGACTCATCACAACCGTTTACCCCCGAAGATGAAGCGATGCTGGTTGCCACTGCCGACCGACCGACCATCATTGTCTGGAACAAGTGCGATGATCCGGATGTACCGCCCCCACCCGCTCCGCCGCATCCGAAAGCGATGGCTGTGGTTGCCTGTTCGGCTCGCTATGGCCATGGGATCGATACGCTGGCTAAAACAATTGCCACGACCCTGCTCGGTGGTACATTACCGGCTGTTGGCGCAACGCATCTGGTCAGCAATCCGCGTCACCGGGCTGCCCTGCGGCGAGCCGCCGAGTTTCTGCGTGCAGCTCAAGAAACCCTGGCTGCCGGTGCGGCAACCGATCTCCTGGCAGCCGATTTAACCGGTGCTGCCAATGCGTTGGGTGAGATTACCGGCGAAACCGTGGGTGAAGATTTGCTCGACATGATCTTCAGCCGTTTTTGCATCGGCAAATAG
- a CDS encoding phosphoglycerate kinase: MNKKTIRDVDWAGKRALVRVDFNVPLDDQGQITDDTRIRAALPTIRYLLEHGASVVLMSHLGRPKGKPNPKYSLRPVVERLFELLPEAKEVKKTEAITGPAAEAAVAMLKPGQVLVLENTRFDPREEPNDPAMAAELAKLGDVFVNDAFGTAHRANASTEGVAHYLPAVAGFLMEKELTYIGGALNNPQRPFVTVIGGAKISDKIGVIENLLGKVDALLIGGGMANTFLLAKGLNVGDSLVEPDSVPVAQQLMARAEERGARLLLPVDVVIADAFSADAQRQVVDVSDIPAGWRVLDIGPKTIERYSAEIRAARTVIWNGPMGVFELEPFAVGTRAIAQAMAEAAANGAITIVGGGDSVAAVEQAGLADKMSHVSTGGGASLELLEGRVLPGVAALQDAE; the protein is encoded by the coding sequence ATGAACAAGAAGACCATCCGTGATGTGGATTGGGCCGGAAAACGTGCGCTGGTACGAGTTGATTTCAACGTGCCACTCGATGATCAGGGTCAGATTACCGATGATACCCGGATTCGGGCGGCATTACCGACCATTCGCTATCTGCTGGAACACGGTGCCAGTGTGGTCTTGATGTCGCACCTGGGGCGTCCGAAGGGTAAACCCAATCCGAAGTACAGTTTACGTCCGGTTGTTGAGCGTTTGTTTGAATTGCTGCCCGAAGCGAAAGAGGTCAAGAAGACCGAGGCGATCACCGGGCCGGCGGCTGAAGCGGCTGTGGCGATGCTGAAACCAGGGCAGGTCCTGGTACTCGAAAACACCCGCTTCGATCCCCGTGAAGAGCCAAACGATCCAGCGATGGCCGCTGAACTGGCGAAATTGGGTGATGTTTTCGTTAACGATGCCTTCGGCACCGCTCACCGGGCCAATGCCAGCACTGAGGGTGTAGCGCACTACCTGCCGGCAGTTGCCGGTTTTCTTATGGAAAAGGAACTGACGTACATCGGTGGCGCCCTGAATAATCCGCAGCGTCCATTCGTAACCGTCATCGGTGGTGCGAAAATCAGTGACAAGATCGGCGTGATCGAAAATCTGCTGGGTAAGGTCGATGCACTGCTCATTGGTGGTGGTATGGCCAACACCTTTCTGCTTGCCAAAGGGCTGAATGTTGGTGATTCGCTGGTCGAACCGGACAGTGTACCGGTGGCCCAGCAGTTGATGGCCCGTGCTGAAGAGCGGGGTGCCCGGCTGCTTTTGCCGGTTGACGTGGTGATTGCCGATGCGTTTAGTGCCGATGCCCAGCGCCAGGTTGTTGATGTAAGTGACATTCCTGCCGGCTGGCGTGTGCTCGATATTGGCCCCAAGACCATCGAACGATACAGTGCCGAGATTCGGGCTGCCCGCACGGTTATCTGGAATGGGCCAATGGGTGTCTTTGAACTAGAGCCGTTTGCCGTCGGTACACGCGCTATCGCCCAGGCAATGGCCGAAGCGGCTGCCAATGGCGCAATCACAATTGTTGGTGGTGGCGATAGTGTGGCCGCAGTGGAACAGGCCGGCCTGGCCGATAAGATGTCGCATGTGAGTACCGGCGGTGGTGCCTCACTTGAGTTACTTGAGGGACGAGTCTTACCCGGTGTGGCTGCGTTGCAAGATGCAGAGTAG